In one window of Episyrphus balteatus chromosome 3, idEpiBalt1.1, whole genome shotgun sequence DNA:
- the LOC129913878 gene encoding transcription factor mef2A, translating into MKSNVSGRVLSQSGSSSSSSGCRPQQNFFYNFHHHQNQSHQQQQQHQNHHQQQPYHPHHHQQPPPPSQHQNYAMLPCFNQHNANGWAGIPLISTAASSNRRQRKPTVGGGQRHPPPPTPQSMSCNSLQQIYNSNRDLHSNEYDMNPMTRLAMHTQGAPLLLSGSYNRNRLNCNRQLRPLNPNSSEGYNSSCGNGGSGVGGFKPNVPIHHQKTKENNISGPVGSCGGVTNTQSDSATVACLPRIIKPRKRRKKDRKPLPNTTNFIKKMDHETDTGGVFPRRDHHQLYIDQNQHQHHITLPSSSQMLSGGGGDCGNGFNEFENIRCNLKNDEPSHVTDAQDPATGSICFCRQCDPLSRIWAFPLRRSHSDNSSDTTEFERATINKNVGVIGSNRSQVNLKTTTTGSLSDSSDSGYGDILSGIQIGDNFFQNNHDNNNYLQLQKLPNDLLLSPTAESLLTESINEISRKLMETCDIKGASTGGSIGCGSSSSSSSSSSTSDSCSVFSDSGLSSATSNNQPSGDELIFNFENLSINSLNQHHPNLMFPNATNVNNESMFDCFSTSADINNNTIYVPASDGGGGGGGVGSPRIDPQLFNCLDMLWGTHSTHSSSLLMHSDAPKQISSSPSSSSTTSSSSSSSSTSFYRPAVASM; encoded by the coding sequence ATGAAATCGAATGTATCGGGGCGAGTTTTATCGCAATCGggatcatcatcatcgtcatcaggATGTAGACcgcaacaaaattttttctacaatttccatcatcatcaaaatcaatcacaccaacaacaacaacagcaccaGAATCATCACCAACAGCAACCCTACCACccccatcatcatcaacaaccaccaccaccatcacAACATCAAAACTATGCAATGCTTCCATGTTTTAACCAACACAATGCCAATGGTTGGGCAGGGATACCTTTAATCTCTACTGCTGCTTCTTCAAATCGTCGTCAAAGGAAGCCAACTGTTGGTGGAGGACAAAGACATCCACCACCTCCAACACCACAATCAATGTCCTGTAATTCCCTCCAGCAAATTTATAACTCTAACCGAGATCTACATTCAAACGAGTATGACATGAATCCAATGACTCGTTTAGCAATGCACACTCAAGGAGCTCCATTACTCCTATCAGGATCCTATAATCGAAATCGTTTGAATTGCAATCGTCAACTGAGACCTTTGAATCCTAATTCGTCCGAAGGATATAATTCGTCTTGTGGTAATGGCGGAAGTGGTGTTGGTGGTTTCAAGCCAAATGTTCCAATTCAtcatcaaaaaacaaaagaaaacaatataTCCGGGCCAGTTGGTAGTTGCGGAGGGGTCACAAACACACAAAGTGACTCGGCAACAGTAGCTTGTCTACCCAGAATCATCAAACCAAGGAAACGAAGGAAAAAGGATCGCAAACCTTTGCCAAAtacaacaaattttattaaaaaaatggatcatGAAACGGATACAGGTGGTGTTTTTCCAAGGCGAGACCATCATCAACTCTATATTGATCAGAATCAACATCAACACCATATCACTCTTCCATCGTCCTCACAGATGTtgagtggtggtggtggtgattGTGGGAATGGTTTCAATGAATTCGAGAATATCCGATGTAATCTTAAAAATGATGAGCCAAGTCACGTCACAGATGCCCAGGATCCAGCAACAGGATCCATTTGTTTTTGTCGTCAATGCGATCCACTTAGTCGCATATGGGCATTTCCATTACGTCGCTCACATTCTGATAACTCATCTGATACTACAGAATTTGAAAGAGCCACCATTAATAAGAATGTCGGTGTTATCGGTTCGAATCGTTCTCAAGTAAACCTTAAAACTACCACTACTGGAAGTTTAAGTGATTCCAGTGATTCAGGATATGGTGATATCTTGAGTGGAATTCAAATTGGTgataatttctttcaaaataatcacgataataataattatttgcaATTACAAAAGCTTCCAAATGATCTCCTTTTAAGTCCTACAGCTGAATCTCTTTTAACTGAAAGTATAAATGAAATATCACGTAAATTAATGGAAACTTGCGATATTAAAGGTGCAAGTACCGGAGGGAGTATTGGATGTGGTAGtagttcatcatcatcatcttcatcatctaCATCGGATAGTTGTAGTGTTTTCTCAGACAGTGGATTGAGTAGTGCCACTAGTAACAATCAACCAAGTGGTGATGAATTGATATTCAATTTTGAGAATCTCTCAATAAACTCTTTAAATCAACATCATCCTAACTTGATGTTTCCCAATGCTACCAATGTTAACAATGAATCCATGTTTGATTGTTTCTCAACATCAGCAGACATCAACAATAATACTATTTATGTACCAGCAAGTGATGGTGGTGGAGGAGGAGGAGGAGTAGGATCACCCAGGATAGATCCGCAACTCTTTAATTGCCTAGACATGCTATGGGGTACTCATAGTACCcattcgtcgtcgttgttgatGCACTCAGACGCTCCCAAACAAATATCATCatctccatcatcatcatcaacaacatcgtcgtcttcatcatcatcgtcgacTTCGTTTTATCGACCTGCAGTAGCATCCATGTAG